One genomic region from Salvelinus sp. IW2-2015 unplaced genomic scaffold, ASM291031v2 Un_scaffold1345, whole genome shotgun sequence encodes:
- the LOC112070498 gene encoding gremlin-1: protein MKTSVFAMVLGLFFCPLRSAAGGGFQGASPHPYKYNSSPNQSERSPQNGFVSRQMGPVTANDEVLESSQEALHVTERRYLKLDWCKTQPLKQTIHEEGCLSRTIINRFCYGQCNSFYIPRHIYEDDGAFQSCSTCKPKTFTTVTYTLICPGQSPSSRKKRVQRVKTCRCASIDLD, encoded by the coding sequence ATGAAGACGTCAGTCTTTGCCATGGTGTTGGGACTATTCTTCTGTCCGCTGAGGAGCGCAGCGGGAGGTGGCTTCCAGGGCGCCTCTCCGCACCCATACAAATACAACTCCAGTCCCAACCAGTCTGAGCGCTCACCACAGAACGGATTTGTCTCCCGCCAAATGGGGCCAGTAACTGCCAATGACGAGGTTCTAGAATCCAGCCAAGAAGCCTTACACGTCACGGAGCGCCGGTACCTCAAACTGGACTGGTGCAAAACGCAGCCGCTGAAACAGACGATCCACGAGGAAGGATGCCTCAGCCGCACTATAATCAATCGTTTCTGTTACGGGCAGTGTAACTCCTTCTACATCCCCCGACACATCTACGAAGATGACGGGGCTTTCCAATCGTGTTCCACCTGTAAACCGAAAACATTCACCACTGTCACCTATACCCTCATATGTCCCGGCCAGTCACCCAGCTCCCGGAAGAAACGCGTCCAGCGCGTAAAGACGTGCCGCTGCGCTTCCATAGACCTGGATTAG